The Gemmatimonadaceae bacterium genome contains the following window.
CAGCGCCGACTGGCGTAGCGCCATCGCGGCGTCGCGAGCGAGGGGACGGCGGTCGCGCGGGGCGGCGGCGGCGCGGGACTTGGCGGCTGACGCCGACTTCTCCTTGGCCGGCTTGCGCGCCGCCTTGGCCGGGCTGCGCTTGGCCGCGACCACCTTGCTCGGCTGCTTCTTTCGCTTCGCGGGCTTCTGCTTCGTGCCTTTGCGCTTGCCTGTGGCCACGCGACCCCTGGGGCTCGAGTGCCGCAATCATACGGCACCCGTGGGGGTGGCGATAGACGTGAAAACGCCTACCGCCCGCCACCCCAGCGCAGCGTCACGGTGCGCGAATCCCGCGCCCGCACGACGCGCAACGTCGCGGTCTGGTCCTCGTCCAAACCGAGGAGCCGCACGACGACCAGCGGTGAAGTTGCCGCGGTGCCGTTCACCGAAGTGACGACGTCGCCGACCTTGAGCCCTGCCGCGGCCGCCGGCGAGCCGGGTGCGACCTCGTTCACCAACACGCCTTCGGTACCGGCGCGCAGGCCCAGCACACCGCGCCAATCGTCATCGAGTGCGCGAAGCTGTACGCCGGCGAAGTACGCCACCGCGCTGGTGCCGCCGCTGGTGGTGCCGTAGGCGAATACCATCGGGGCCGGCGGCGCGGGTTCCGCTGCGGGCGGCGTCGGCGGCGTCCGCACCGCGCCGGCACGCGGCGCGGGGGCTGTCGCCGGCGACGGCGGCACGGGAGGCGTCCGCGCTTCGGGCGTGACGACCCAGAGCACGCGCTCGCCGTTCGCGTCGACCGAGTCGCGCACCCACGCGCGGGCGACGCCGCCCATCCGCAGCGGCTGAATGGCCCGTTCGAACTTCGGGCAGCCCGGGTCCCAACGACGCGGACGCGCGGCCACCGTGACGTTCAGGTCGCGTTGCGTCCCGTCACGGTTGACGCGCACGACGATGTTGCGCCCGGGCTCGAGAACGCCGGAGAGATCAGGCCACGGCTCGCGCATCACGAGGCCGGCAATCGAGAGCAGACGATCG
Protein-coding sequences here:
- a CDS encoding PDZ domain-containing protein, translating into MRHTTRLVGLLAAAVGFLAAVPGPAAAHAQQQPTRERTRVTTDTLVLRAITTGNETEVMRVVNELRSREANILKTLSGTPFERIAERRLLEEELARISREAFTVMSVIESRCLEQKADAPMGYVGVNISSEVSVDVLGNATSRSVITSVEPGSPAQAAGLQSGDRLLSIAGLVMREPWPDLSGVLEPGRNIVVRVNRDGTQRDLNVTVAARPRRWDPGCPKFERAIQPLRMGGVARAWVRDSVDANGERVLWVVTPEARTPPVPPSPATAPAPRAGAVRTPPTPPAAEPAPPAPMVFAYGTTSGGTSAVAYFAGVQLRALDDDWRGVLGLRAGTEGVLVNEVAPGSPAAAAGLKVGDVVTSVNGTAATSPLVVVRLLGLDEDQTATLRVVRARDSRTVTLRWGGGR